One Helicobacter cetorum MIT 00-7128 DNA window includes the following coding sequences:
- a CDS encoding cysteine ABC transporter substrate-binding protein → MTKNFLKTWGFLLVLVTLIFNACSDKPKLDALDSIKQKGVVRIGVFSDKPPFGFVDSKGAYQGFDVYIAKRMAKDLLGDENKIEFVPVEASARVEFLKANKVDIIMANFTQTNERKEVVDFAKPYMKVALGVVSKNGMIKDIEELKDKTLIVNKGTTADFYFTKNYPNIKLLKFEQNTETFLALLNNRGEALAHDNTLLFAWAKQHPEFKVAITSLGDKDVIAPAIKKGNPKLLEWLNNEVQQLINEGFLKEAYKETLEPVYGSDIKSEEIVFE, encoded by the coding sequence ATGACAAAGAATTTTTTAAAAACATGGGGATTTTTACTAGTTTTAGTAACACTCATATTTAATGCTTGCTCTGATAAGCCCAAACTAGACGCCCTAGATTCAATCAAACAAAAAGGCGTGGTGCGTATAGGTGTTTTTAGCGATAAACCCCCTTTTGGATTTGTAGATTCTAAAGGGGCGTATCAAGGCTTTGATGTCTATATCGCTAAACGCATGGCCAAAGACTTATTAGGCGATGAAAATAAGATAGAGTTTGTTCCTGTAGAGGCCTCTGCTAGAGTGGAATTTTTAAAAGCTAATAAAGTGGATATTATTATGGCTAATTTCACTCAAACAAATGAGCGCAAAGAAGTGGTAGATTTTGCCAAGCCTTATATGAAAGTAGCCCTAGGAGTAGTGTCAAAAAATGGCATGATTAAAGATATTGAAGAATTAAAAGATAAAACCCTCATTGTAAATAAAGGCACAACAGCGGATTTCTACTTCACTAAAAACTATCCTAATATCAAATTATTGAAATTTGAACAAAATACCGAAACCTTTCTAGCCCTTTTAAATAATAGAGGCGAGGCACTAGCCCACGATAATACCTTGCTCTTTGCATGGGCAAAGCAACACCCTGAATTTAAAGTCGCTATTACAAGTTTAGGCGATAAAGATGTGATTGCCCCAGCGATTAAAAAGGGTAATCCTAAGTTGTTAGAATGGCTTAATAACGAAGTGCAACAACTCATCAATGAAGGCTTTTTAAAAGAGGCTTATAAAGAGACTTTAGAGCCTGTTTATGGGAGTGATATCAAGTCAGAAGAAATTGTGTTTGAATAA
- a CDS encoding DUF262 domain-containing protein, translating into MAKIEIKGIGELLGNIKKNKKALQFIIPSYQRGYRWDKQQVKDLLKDIWEFSSRDDRKRGEFYCLQPIIVKKDEQGRYVLIDGQQRLTTIFIILKYFKDKLQKRSLESFTLEYETRKDSKEFLDNIIEKTKEESNINIDYLFMYQAYQESDEYLCEIDDDKIYSALTFINRENTENDIANNVRIIWYELDNNDKEQELFVRINTNKIPLTNAELIKALFLHAKNFKNTDSHERQIEMAKEFDEMSYALEEESFYYFLSSKERITKIELLFEILAFVKNKKLDLNDKYALYRYLAECKEKGNFLNLWSNQVSNTQENPKELEEKDKKDTNIKKIFLTFKSWQKDRELYHLIGFLVATSNNKQDETLKSLYKKSLHFTKSEFKKELYERIKEELGLSDIQDNTSLRDELQELKYNNDDNRLKNTLLFFNIATILNDEQNNHYFDFKRYKNSTWSLEHIYPQTNDNITQESLKEWLKDFIEYSKELEIFEANDERFLKTLKLLEELKNKGIYNEKDRTRLSKDDEDKINELIKETQDYKELFIEKFDSEKLHAIGNLTLLSKEDNSAFSNHAFMIKREILKEKEHSFIPLCSKNVFMKHYSKNLSNFWENDDAENYFKAIINAISKALNLKEEEHAK; encoded by the coding sequence ATGGCAAAAATTGAAATTAAAGGTATAGGCGAACTTCTTGGCAATATAAAGAAAAATAAGAAAGCCCTACAATTTATTATACCCTCTTATCAAAGAGGGTATCGTTGGGATAAGCAACAAGTAAAAGATTTATTAAAAGATATATGGGAATTTTCAAGCAGAGATGATAGAAAAAGGGGAGAATTTTATTGCCTACAACCTATAATTGTTAAAAAAGATGAACAAGGGCGTTATGTTTTAATTGATGGCCAACAGCGTCTGACAACGATTTTCATTATTTTAAAATACTTTAAAGATAAATTGCAAAAACGCAGTCTGGAAAGCTTTACCCTAGAATACGAAACAAGAAAAGATAGTAAGGAATTTTTAGATAATATTATAGAAAAAACCAAAGAAGAATCTAATATTAATATAGATTATCTTTTTATGTATCAAGCATATCAAGAAAGCGATGAATATTTATGTGAAATTGATGATGATAAAATTTATAGTGCACTTACATTTATAAATAGAGAAAATACAGAGAATGATATAGCCAACAATGTGCGTATCATTTGGTATGAATTGGATAATAATGATAAAGAGCAAGAGCTTTTTGTGCGTATTAATACCAATAAAATCCCCTTAACCAACGCCGAACTTATCAAAGCCTTATTTTTACATGCTAAAAACTTTAAAAATACAGATAGTCATGAGCGCCAAATTGAAATGGCAAAAGAATTTGATGAAATGTCTTATGCTTTAGAAGAAGAAAGTTTTTATTATTTTTTAAGTTCTAAAGAGAGAATCACAAAAATAGAGCTTTTATTTGAAATTCTTGCTTTTGTTAAGAATAAAAAGCTAGATTTGAACGATAAATACGCTTTATATCGTTATTTAGCAGAGTGTAAAGAAAAAGGAAATTTTTTAAATCTATGGAGCAATCAAGTTAGTAATACGCAAGAAAACCCTAAAGAATTGGAAGAAAAGGACAAAAAAGACACAAATATTAAAAAGATTTTTTTAACGTTTAAAAGTTGGCAAAAAGACAGAGAGCTTTATCATTTAATAGGTTTTTTAGTAGCTACTAGCAATAACAAGCAAGATGAGACATTAAAAAGTTTATATAAAAAATCTCTTCATTTTACAAAATCTGAGTTTAAAAAAGAGCTTTATGAAAGAATTAAAGAAGAGTTAGGTTTATCAGACATACAAGATAACACGAGCTTAAGAGATGAGTTACAAGAACTTAAATATAATAATGATGACAACAGATTAAAAAATACGCTTTTGTTTTTTAATATTGCTACCATTCTTAATGACGAGCAAAACAACCATTATTTTGATTTTAAGCGTTATAAAAATTCAACATGGTCTTTAGAACATATTTACCCACAAACTAATGACAATATCACACAAGAAAGCTTGAAAGAATGGCTCAAAGATTTTATTGAATATTCTAAAGAATTAGAGATTTTTGAAGCAAATGATGAAAGGTTTTTAAAGACTTTAAAATTACTTGAAGAACTTAAAAATAAAGGGATATATAATGAGAAAGATAGAACAAGACTTAGTAAAGATGACGAAGATAAAATCAATGAATTAATTAAAGAGACACAAGACTATAAGGAATTATTTATAGAAAAGTTTGATAGTGAAAAACTTCATGCTATAGGTAATCTTACGCTTTTAAGCAAAGAAGATAATAGTGCGTTTTCTAACCATGCGTTTATGATTAAAAGAGAAATATTAAAAGAAAAAGAACATAGTTTTATCCCCCTTTGTTCTAAAAATGTTTTTATGAAACACTACAGCAAAAATCTCTCTAATTTTTGGGAAAACGATGATGCAGAGAACTATTTTAAAGCCATTATCAACGCCATTAGCAAAGCTTTAAATTTAAAGGAAGAAGAACATGCAAAATAA
- a CDS encoding DUF262 domain-containing protein, translating to MQNNNPTKRSNFKELIEKYSIEIPIIQRDYAQGRQDSESKRICEGFLQALFESLTKSSKLHLDFIYGSVKDNKFIPLDGQQRLTTLFLLSWYLGKFLKEDIRYLEKFTYQTRSSSKEFCCELVYCGYKEDFHNGMNLKKQIIDSAWFMPFYQQDPTISSMLNVLKKIHEKFKNVDLKTLQTCYANLENISFDILELDTFKLGEDLYIKMNARGKPLSDFENFKAKFESLLISYEQLDYKKKFAKRFDKAWQDTIWEFKNEFDKEPEFVGDMFLNYIEFVSKMLYLKDNEKLSENIQDIIFTKGLYEKQENLDFLYYALEYIKDIRKLGREIFSTHHTQDKVKIFSRKKDETIDFVRDILVERHEKLTLSEQTLIFMLIAYVIKHENKINESYLMDFIHVIRNVIESHDNFDTRAVTLNLNFGENNISKVLEFFMPIIAEQNIYEILEHKQSNIKGFKHEILKSQILKEHPNIKAKLKELEDKPYFKGKLDIILPNNAKDFNENHFNESIEFLCNLLEKEDQNTICICLKDIIKEGKLTGSFYGNKKYFYGYQGCFEFFLVSEVTENRKNAFNQLLNEYKNEGKNIQKLVARKKEEVIKWHENKRKEWRYYFFKYDVFKKMWDKDENLVVFYDMQKNYLEKIYVRRRSDVAKRINPYLKAICDKFNLAYEPYSQNEVKHPSIPNKIKAFYFDEKGLALELEESFELKESIIEDYQIETSETPMKYYLPYPKKDDSTDLIEKAIELLKDIKESE from the coding sequence ATGCAAAATAATAACCCCACTAAGCGCTCTAATTTTAAGGAATTAATTGAAAAATATTCTATTGAAATCCCTATTATCCAAAGAGATTATGCCCAAGGCAGACAAGATAGCGAAAGTAAAAGAATTTGTGAAGGTTTTTTACAAGCTTTATTTGAAAGTTTGACAAAATCTTCAAAATTGCATTTAGATTTTATTTATGGAAGTGTGAAAGACAATAAATTTATCCCCTTAGATGGTCAGCAAAGATTAACGACCTTATTTTTGCTTTCTTGGTATTTAGGCAAATTTTTAAAAGAAGATATTAGGTATTTAGAAAAATTTACTTACCAAACTAGAAGTAGCTCTAAGGAATTTTGTTGTGAATTAGTATATTGTGGTTATAAAGAAGATTTTCATAATGGTATGAATTTAAAAAAACAAATTATTGATAGTGCATGGTTTATGCCCTTTTATCAACAAGACCCTACGATAAGCTCTATGCTTAATGTGTTAAAAAAAATCCATGAAAAATTTAAAAATGTTGATTTAAAGACCTTACAGACTTGTTATGCAAATTTAGAAAACATTTCATTTGACATTTTGGAATTAGATACTTTCAAATTAGGTGAAGATTTGTATATCAAAATGAATGCAAGGGGCAAACCCTTAAGTGATTTTGAAAATTTTAAGGCTAAGTTTGAAAGTTTGCTTATCTCTTATGAGCAATTAGATTATAAGAAAAAATTTGCAAAAAGGTTTGATAAAGCATGGCAAGATACTATATGGGAGTTTAAAAATGAATTTGATAAAGAGCCTGAATTTGTAGGAGATATGTTTTTAAACTATATTGAATTTGTTAGTAAAATGCTCTATCTTAAAGATAATGAAAAATTGTCTGAAAATATCCAAGATATTATCTTTACAAAAGGGCTTTATGAAAAACAAGAAAATTTAGATTTTTTATACTATGCCTTAGAATATATAAAGGACATTAGAAAATTAGGGCGTGAAATTTTTAGCACACACCACACACAAGATAAAGTTAAAATTTTTAGTCGCAAAAAAGATGAGACAATAGATTTTGTTAGAGATATTTTAGTGGAGAGACATGAAAAACTAACTTTAAGCGAACAAACGCTTATTTTTATGCTTATTGCTTATGTAATAAAACATGAAAATAAAATCAATGAATCTTATTTAATGGATTTTATCCATGTGATACGCAATGTGATAGAAAGTCATGATAACTTTGACACAAGAGCGGTAACACTTAATCTAAATTTTGGAGAAAACAATATTTCTAAGGTTTTAGAATTTTTTATGCCTATAATAGCAGAGCAAAATATTTATGAAATTTTAGAGCACAAGCAAAGCAATATTAAAGGCTTTAAGCATGAAATTTTAAAATCTCAAATTCTAAAAGAACACCCTAATATCAAAGCAAAACTTAAAGAATTAGAAGATAAGCCTTATTTTAAAGGAAAGCTTGATATTATCTTGCCTAACAACGCTAAAGATTTTAATGAAAATCATTTCAATGAAAGCATTGAATTTTTATGCAACCTACTTGAAAAAGAAGACCAAAATACGATTTGCATTTGCCTAAAAGACATTATAAAAGAAGGTAAATTGACTGGGTCGTTTTATGGCAATAAAAAATACTTTTATGGTTATCAAGGGTGTTTTGAGTTTTTTTTAGTCTCAGAAGTTACAGAGAATAGAAAAAATGCGTTTAATCAACTGCTAAACGAATATAAGAATGAGGGAAAAAACATTCAAAAATTAGTAGCTCGTAAAAAAGAAGAAGTGATTAAGTGGCATGAAAACAAAAGAAAAGAATGGCGTTATTATTTCTTTAAATACGATGTTTTTAAAAAAATGTGGGATAAAGATGAAAATCTAGTGGTTTTTTATGATATGCAAAAAAATTATTTAGAGAAGATATATGTGCGAAGGCGCTCAGATGTGGCAAAACGCATTAATCCTTATTTAAAAGCGATTTGCGATAAATTCAATTTAGCCTATGAGCCTTATTCACAAAATGAAGTAAAACACCCTAGCATTCCTAATAAAATCAAAGCCTTTTATTTTGATGAAAAGGGTTTAGCATTAGAACTAGAAGAAAGTTTTGAGTTAAAAGAATCTATCATAGAGGATTACCAAATAGAAACATCAGAAACACCGATGAAATACTATTTACCCTATCCTAAAAAAGATGACTCTACAGACTTAATAGAAAAAGCCATAGAGTTACTAAAAGACATTAAAGAATCTGAGTAA